The Leguminivora glycinivorella isolate SPB_JAAS2020 chromosome 25, LegGlyc_1.1, whole genome shotgun sequence nucleotide sequence aagcggtcaccgtaacctatggacgcctgcaactcacatgcgcgttgccacctcattagaaacttgtacactcccctttgctgtgttaagtataagtacacagcaaaaaggagtgtacaagttcaatcATGCGGCAAAAAAGGGCAGagaattaaaaagtggcaacgaCGTGTCATCCCTTTCATCAGTGTGAGAAAACGAGACGACACGAAGacgttgccactttttatttgCTGTACAATGAGTAATggaataaataaacaatttttttattcatatcataggcactgatcccaccgcgagctattgtcccggatttgtaagttcacatttttgacacatttgttttaaagtatgttgcgatgtggctaagacgtatcgtttgccaaacctaacgattaatttcgaattggttgaatcgattagaccctatgtacaaggaggcgcttaaacaaatatacgatttctatcaacttactgaaatgttatttgaatcgaaatgacagactctgctaCAGcactagttaaaaataaaaatgaatgatattgataaatgaaatgttagattatgtttaaagtaagcgaaatattgtttttaagtacttgattttttaaaatattattacaggattttatttaaaattttgtggacgctgtcatgtgtcaaaaagaggttcttacagctctggggcAATAGTAAGCTATGAACTATCGGCTAAATAAAAcgaaaagataatcactcccgtgcaaataaaagagacaaggcgatgtttatagttactcgcccagcggtgagctatcaatatcaccgtgtctcttttatttgcacgggagtgattatcttttgtttgtttttatagccgatagctcatagcttactaattcgcgatgggaccagtgccataactgaaagtttttttttttaatctttagggAATTTTGATTAGTCCAGAGTAAAACGGAATGACTGAGCGGACTGACCGGACTGTGCTTGACTCGGTGGTTGTTGTACGCTGACTCCACCCTGAATCCCTTCCCGCAGTCTTCACACTTGAAAGGACACTGCTTGTAGTAATCTGACTCCTTGCGCCTTGCAATCACTTCCAGTTGTTCTTCCTACAATATTAAATTCAGATAAACTAAAATAGAcgtttttacaaaataaaattatttcatctACATAGAAGTCAATTGAATGGCCTTTTTGGCggacacataaaattatttcatattttacaatatttaaacaGCTTCATTAATTGTATTATAagagtgaatcaactttttcttgcctgttattgccatggttactgTCCCGcaggttttatgcaaaattatgctactgaaattatgcaagcatgcatttAGTTCacgtttgtaggtggcaaattaaggaaagggtttgttaacaccagaaaaatgcatggtTGCACAGTTTAAGAAGCACAATTTTGCATTAATCCAGCGTGAcacaggggaccgtaaccatggcaataacaggcaagaaaaagttgattcacccataattgtatttttataaccaaaaataaaagaaacataaTTTTGAAAAGTATTTCCTACCTTGCTGAAAGTGACAACGCTATGGTTAATGCTACTTGCAAATTGAGCGAAATATGTTTCCGGCTGCGGTTCCCTCTTTTTCCGGCCTTTTTTCTTAGAATTTGCTTGTATTTTTTCAACTCCATTATTATCATTATTAGCATCTACATCTACATCCGTCACATCCATTTTGTCTATATTTACGTTTTCCACCTTCGTTATGACTTTATCAACATCCGAACTTCTATCCATCTGTTCTGTTTTCAAGACTAGATTGTCCTTCACTTTAGTTTTAGTATGTTTTCTCTTTAAGTTCTTTACAGCCTTCAACGTCTTTTTTGGAGTCTTATTCTTCTtgtcatttaatagtttttcatttattatattttcaacgATACAAGTATCAGTTTTTATGACTTTAGTTTTAGTCTGTTTTCTCTTTAATTTCTTTACAACCGTCAACGTCTTTTTTGGAGTCTTATTTTTCTTGTCATTTAAGACTTTTTCAGTTATTAGATTTTGAACATTAGAAATCTCAGTTTTTATCTCACTGGTAAATTCATCTTTTGAAACAATACCATCAGGGCCATGAATAACAGTATCATTGATTTCTATTAAATCATGGATTTCAGGTTTCACTTCAGGAATGGCTTCAGTAATGTTTACTGGCATTATTTGTTCATTTAACATGTCTCGGTGTAGTACTTGTTTATATAAATCTTCGAATGGGTTTAAGTCTATTATTTGGTTTTCAGTTCGGGTTAACTCGGGTAACCGGTGAGGGATGTGGTTTTTGCGGACATAATCTGTGTCCAGCTGAAAAGAATAGTTAACTACTGttcaaaaatatatgtattatgtggTGCACAAACAATGTGGAAAGGTTAATATTGTGCGAgtgatagttactcatgaaataaaagtataaaaaaaccggacaagagcgtgtcgggccacgcttagtgtagggtttcgtaactacgaaaaatacgggaaacttcccgtattttttttttcaaaacctgTTCAAtgtatcaagttcaaaataattttcctaaaaagtcgttataaaattctacttttgtgatttttttcatattttgaaacttatggttcaaaagttagagggggggggggggggcacatattttttttacttgaagAGCAATTATTTCAGATaatatgagcattatcaaaaagtgattttagtaaacccttattaatttttaaatacctatctaacaatatatcacacgttggctttgaaattaaaaaaaaaacgtttaggGGCTGAGGGGAAGGTgtaccctaatgaaacatttttttcccctTCTTATTTTTGCAcgttgtcggcgtgattgatacacatattgataccaaatttcagctttccagTCCTAACGGtgactgagattatccgcggacggacggacggatggacagacatggcgaaactataagggtttagTTGCCTACGGAACCCTTAAcatggattatatcgcgtagAACGAATTCACgttacatcccgacgtttcgaactctttacagcgtggTCATCGGATGACTGAGGAAATAATACATGATATAACTAATCACATACAGCatatttaatgaatctacggttgtactcacgaaTCACGATAtaatacgcctgaagagggacctccaataggctacttgaccctttttagggttccgtagtcaactaggaacccttatagtttcgccatgtctgtctgtccgtccgtccgtccgtccgtccgtccgtccgtccgtccgcggataatctcagtaaccgttagcactagaaagctgaaatttggtaccaatatgtatatcaatcacgccaacaaagtgcaaaaataaaaaatggaaaaaaatgatttattagggtacccccctacatgtaaagtgggggctgatatttttttcattccaaccccaacgtgtgatatattgttggataggtattaaaaaataaataagggtttactaagatcgttttttgatagtattaatattttcggaaataatcgctcctgaaggaaaaaaaagtgcgtccccccccctctaacttttgaaccatatgtttaaaaaatatgaaaaaaatcacaaaagtagaactttagaaatactttctaggaaaattgttttgaacttgataggttcagtagtttttgagaaaaatacggaaaactacggaaccctacactgagcgtggcccgacacgctcttggccggtttttaaagtctGTCACATATGATAAACTACTGTCAAATtaatcgaaataaaatattatcttattttattatgacttaaaatccaacaaaaaatattttcccctcactagctcggaaacacgtgttttgtcctttaataccagcgggtaaaaacgcattttatccactagtgggtaaagtaatttgaccttgaataaagtcaaattaactgctttaaaattgataaaagtaggtgaatctagtaataaagatgatttaccacctgtggaacaaactggaagcagttataaacgcattctttgcgttgtagtttcctcgctatagtgaggggaaagttttgtgttacactcgggtgcaaatgtattttacctctcgtgtgttaaaaaactcgcaagttcaggattttattctcgaaccactcgcttcgctcgtggttcaactatagaatcctttcacttgctcgttttttaattccacactcggcgttaaaatacaactttgcccccttgtataacaaataactatttaaagtatacttttacgtaagcAGGTGAATACAACACAGCCATGTAAATCTATAGATAATATCTgggcatcaggtcattctactcgaaaacaacattttctcaCTTTTTAAGTTTGAAGGAATagagttcaatatgtcagttaTTGTTTTGACACACAGgtggttcgaattcgatgacgtcactacatcgctgacagcgttttcggtgaccaaaatgaataaaaaattacacacattttataATCGAAAATACATAGTCATCATACatttttaatacccaaaatctataaatattgttttttttttatgtcaaatactacagaagacaattatttattgtgccaaattcgatatgagtctagtagcctattggaaTTGTCTACGAACCCAAAACCTTTACCTTACGTGGGACCTAACTCTGTTGtattaaactaaaatatttatttaaaaaacaaattaccGTCCCCATGAGCAGTGCGGGCGTGAGAAGGTCCAGAGTGCGGAGACACATGTTTCTGAACGACGAACATTTGAGGAGCAACGCGAGGCAATACAGACACAAGTGCTGCGGAAGCCTGTCTTGGAACACCTGAAGTCAAAGatgttatataataaataaatattggggacaccttacacagatcaacttagcctaagcaaagcttgtactatgaatgctaagcgacgatacacatacctaaatagataaatatataccatgtatacctacgtatatacatagaaaacatccacgactcaggaacaaatatgtatctgtgatcatcacacaaataaatgcccttaccaggatccgaacccaggaccgcggcttagcaggcagggtcactaccgactgatgtaaaactttttttttaatactatgtcggtggcaaacaagcatacggtccgcctgatggaatgcaccgtcacctatggacgcctgcaactcaaggagtgtcacatgcgcgttgccaacccattattagaaacttgtacactcctctttgctgtgttaagtacacggcaaaaaagagtgtacaagttccaaggatggtttgggttgccgatgactcaaaggataatagacggaacaaattagtttagtaccctcgttgagctctggcagcataaaaaaaaattcacacctctttttagtgacaaggtttggttgaccgtctataactaGCTATTAAGTTTTTTTGCTTAGTTTCTAGTCTTTATTAGTTTCTAATGTTTCTATATCGAGGGTTtcctggtgaaattcgataagTTGGCCAACTGGTTTTTGAACAATgctgttatttcaaggacaaattatcttaTTTATCGGATTTccccagtaaaccctcgatatgtaactttttttatgCATATAAATGGATTTTTGCATTATGAATCAACTACGGTAAACTCTCGATTATCCGATGCTCTGCAGGGTTAGcatatgattgccgcgagagtatgtcccCGCGAGTTAGACTACCCGGCCTTATACACTAATACAATTAGAAATAAGACGTGTGATGTATCTCACGGCTACATACATGCCTGTCGGACGAAGAAACGGTCGCCCACGTCATACTGGAATGCGAGGGAGTGAACACACAACGGGCTCAAATCCTCAAAACGACGAGATCACTCCGAGAAGCCAGTGGAGACACCAGGAGGATCCTGCGCTTCTGGGCGGAGTTAGGCTGGCTAGACCCCTAGCTGGCAAATACAGCACGCACAATGGCCTCTATCTTTGAGGCTAAGTGCGGAAATCGGAGCCCATAACCATAACCATAACATACTCTCgcagcaatcatgtgctaggccagGGTAATCTAGCACTAAAATAGAAAGGAACGGAACATGCTCCCCTCTTCTGTATTCCCGGctgaatacaatctgggtgttttttttttattggtttaCCAGTAACTGTTACACTGATGCATACATGAATTATACAGTTATACAACTAAGAACTAAGTGTACAATATAGTGTGtgtcctttttgctgtgtacttaactcagcaaaagggaatgtacaaatttctaatggggtggcaacgcgcatatgaCACTGTTtgggttgcaggcgtccataggttacggtgaccgcttcacATCAGgcaggccgtatgcttgtttgtcattGACGtagcataaaaaaaaaaggaagtaaACACAGTATGCAAATTAAAAATGTTTAACAtggaaaattaaatttaatttgtgAAGCTGACGTTCAAGTTTATGTAAAGGAACACAAAACATGTCAATTTTACTGTGGTTGTTATGCAACTTACACAGCCTTGGAATTGAGGAATTTGAGCCAAGAACAGTCCTTCGGAAagggtgtattcaagtcaagagtgaataggctattactgaaccagtgagctacaacttcggccttgtcactttccatcaggtgcgactaaggtaaGTCACTAAGTCACTGGCCagttgataaaaaaaatggtgCAAGCAATCATTCGAAATCCAAGCACCATCTATGTGATAATGTTCGGTCTGACCACTTTAAAAGAGGCCGAGATCCAAggcatacatacaaacatacgaAAATGTAATGAGAATGAATCAATTTCCAGTAATCTGAATGTATCACCAATAAGCACCTTTGCGTCAGCAACAGTGTCAGGTTATTGAGATTGTATGGTTGAGTACACAAACATCTTTACAAGCCAACTtgccaaatatatacttatatatctCTATGACAAATGCCATTGCTTGTCATGTGACTCGATTGTACATACATGCTGTATGGGTGGATCCATATCTGTCAGCATCGAGCCGCATGTTATGTATGAGATATCGCTTGTTAGTATGAAAATATATACGCGTGCATTCAGCTTGCTTATACGTTAGCATCTTCAAACCAAcaagcgatttctcatacacaCGTGTAAGCATGTGGCTCGATGCTTGTAGATTTGACTTCACTTCTTCTTCCGAATATTGTATATTACTGTTTTAAAGGCCAAGGTATAGTTAGCTAATACTTACAGGAGTCCCAGAGATGCGAGTAAAGGTGTCGGCAAGTTTGTATTCATGAATATTGTACAGTTTACAGTCTGTCATTAAACAAACACGGCAGCACAACAACTCGTGCTGTCGCAGCGAATTTATTTGTGGTATATTCATGGTCGAATTCTCGTTTCACAGCCTGCATTAAATGGTTAGATATTTGGTGAAAATGTTGAAAATCGTAGCTCgttcaatattaaaaaaacaatgaatAAAGACATAATAATTATGACTGTCGTACGTGACCATCCATTCCATCGACTGACATTTTGTAACTGTCAATGTCAGGTGCGTTCGGAAACTTGTGATTACAATTTTGTAAAAATGCTAACAGACGATCACTCTCACCGAGTTGTAAATTTGGGGTTACAACGGATCATGAGAGCGAGAAAAACGgatattcttttttttaacccctgacgcaaaaacgacggggtgttataagtttgacatgtctgtctgtgtgtgtgtctgtctgtctgtggcatcgtagctctcgaacgaacaaaccgattttgatttggTTTTTttggtctgaaagctgagttagtatGGCTAAGAaccatcgatttaaacattgggaacgaggatggacagaggcatcatgggagtcgcgctatgagatgaaaggcgagaatgaggaaatttgcggtatttttgcgaaaaactgttttaaaaaatcctattagatagaaaatttcttaaggaacaaaacgtttggtataacatttttcgagattttgcgtattttaagcgaaaaaaaatgagtttttactgtatgatatttttattgatattatctcaaacaaaaaaatatataaggtacggcgggacaatttggactgggggaaaattgcaactgatcaatatctccacgttttgcaatgtttgcattattaaatagagtcaactgaggtatatacagggtgtcccacggcgatgccacatggagggaaagtaccttaaatatcgtagatagcatattttgctgaaagaagacttcattttattttctaaacttagtaaaagtgcattcaattttttttttatttttacaatgaggacttatacagggtgtattttgatagcgggtcagtaaggctgatatgagatcccgtagtcctacatgaaaatagtctaagggaaccatccatcaatttcaaatttatgaaaaatggcatttacagattttggaaaaaacatacagggtgctagaaaaagggcatttttgacaaacttatatatatatatatatatgtgtgtgtatgtatgtatatatataacatacgtgtgtgtgtgtgtgtgcgtgtagtgagtgtatgtgtagcgattatgtgaaggtaaacagttgagggattgtatgtggtgtgtgtgagggatggtgcacttggagaatatgaattaagtagctattaaaacaaagaagaattgaatgatgacattaatttattattctacgtaatttctttcaaagatttgtgtgggtaaatcttctctccgctcctcagctataatcttgcgccatttttccctttcaacgtcttgttttgagaatctggaataaaaaccttttttattacttaaaaacgaatttgctattcccgggttgtttctttttataattaaagtaatttataagatatgtattaatgttattgaattgaaatcatttatttcagacttattggtccataataataaataaatacataaataaataaataaatacatacattattaatatgaaataggcttcttttacaaaaaatataaattagcgactccatcattccatttttaactatgttccacttcaaccatcttttgtcgccgtccgctcattactagtatagcgcgagagaaagagacaaactgcgtaagaccaaatcaaggaatttacttcaattattctagaaaataaatgtttttagtaagttaggaaACCATTTTGGCCATAAAtgcataatattataaaattattaacaattacttacctgaaatacgatacgtcatccttttttaacgtatataaggtgttatttttgcacttttttacggagcacttcggcatgttgccgacacggcggatgaagcgctactgaccgcccaattgtgcttagaacattttcaagcacaatttgctgcggacacattctaagccgtgatggtgcatctaggtagtttagatcgatgctaagaacactcccggtgttcttggccatgtttcatgaaaatcgggccactatgtcgcagtcgggtcgaggattttttcaaaattttaattttgtagttaggttatattatttttaatctttattagGGGGTTTTTCGTTTCACGAAAATGTCACCCATACCAAATACCAACCatactaattttataaatgtGAAGTGTCTGTCTTTCACGAGTTTCAAGACAAAAtggtaagtggagatagttgaagggatggagagtgacataggaaactttatctctttctaacccccacttccctaaaatgggaatggtgtgccaataaagagtattctatctatctatctatctatctatgggGGGAGGGGTGTACGTTTgtttggagcattccgcaattttcgaatttaacgcgagctattatatcttatacttttaaacgagcaattcttgtatatttatttatttatatatatatttatttacactgacgatctcggaaaccgctctaacgatttcgcagaaatttgttatgtgggggtttttgggggtgaaaaatcggtctaacttatccttaggtcccggaaaacgcgaattttcgagttttcatgcgtttttcttcgcgcgccatctcgtgtgcagtagttgtactgttaagacagaattctttcggttgatgtaagtactatttattgcaaacactagatggcgacacaggtcaaggctaaaacgaatagaaaaatacactatttgagtttttgtagcgaaatgcgcgccatctcgtgtggagtagttgtattgttaaggctgagaattctttcgctcgatgtaggtactattcatttttgaactagatggcgacacatgccaaggatacgaaacagaaccgagcgaagctcggttgcccagatattgtatatacaatgagcatttcttttttttgccactttcatGGAatgtgatattttaaaaaaaaaaatgctatttctctCAGAATCaccagctttttcaatcctagtggttaaaaaaatgtcccatacattttttaagtggagatagttgaagggacggagagtgactttttgtctctttctaacccccctacttccctaaaatgattGATGAGTTTGTATGGTGCATTTATCGTCCGTATTAGGATTACACACCCGAGAGGTTTTGTGGTGGGCTCTGAAAGAGAAATGCGTGCCTGGGAAGTATGTAGAGCTAATTCGGTCAATGTACAGTCGATGTTGTACACGCGTCCGGTCAGCTGCCGGCACCACCGACAGGTTCAGTGTCGCGGTGGGCTTGCACCAGGGATCGGCTCTAAGTCCTTACCTCTTCCTGCTTATTATGGACGCTTTGTCGTCGGACATACAGGAGGAGGTACCCTGGTGTATGCTTTTCGCCGATGAAATTGTTCTTGTTGGTGAAGACGGGCTCGAGGTACAGAGCAGACTCGAGAAGTGGCGGCAAAAGCTAGAGAATGTTGGCCTGAAGATCAGTAGATCAAAAACAGAACATATGTTCTGTGATTTCGGCGGTCTCTCTGGTTTTGCTGCCATAGAACTCGATGGCATTTTATTGCCGGTCTGCTCCGACTTTAAGTACCTTGGTTCGCTCGTACAGTGCGATGGCGATATCGACCGCGACGTGAAAAACCGTATTAGCACGgggtggatgaaatggcgatAGGTCACGGGAACCATTTGTGACGCCCGAATGCCTCTTCGACTGAAgggcaaaatttataaatctgtcATCAGACCTGTTgtcatgtatggatcagagtgttgggccctaaaggtgacggatgaaaagagattgcatgtagcagagatgagaatgttaagatggatgtgtggcgtcACAAGAATGATAAGATAAATaatgagtatatcagaggaagcctgaaagtagcaccgatagttgaaaaagtaagagcgaatcgactagcatggtatggacatgtacctaatgcggagggatgaaaggcatgtgacgagaaagatattacgaatgaatgtggaaggtggtggaagtaacgggaggggaaaaccgaagaagaggtggatggactgtgtgagacatgatatggaactaaaacaagttaatgatgagatgacgagtgacagagatgtatggaagagaaagacatgctgcgccgaccccaagtgactgggacaagggcaagagaatgatgattaGGATTACACACTGTATAACGTACATTAGTTCATGATATTAAATATAGGTGCGaaaaaagtgacaaaaatatttataaatgactTAAGTGCTTTTGCAGTACATTTTAGGTCGCAAATAATCAAACCCTACACCTGCAACATAAGCATATTATAGGTCGGTTTATTACAAGTTGCCTGGTAGAGATCtttctttagcgataagatccCCTATTGTTGTTTGCTTTGtttccactgtatcttttgctatTTGATATCATTGTTAATGGTTTATATTcgacttaacccttaaatgcatagggatgtatatatgcatcatgcatttttgactctattgacagcacagaattagatttagatagaagaaacgagttcatttatttgtatggcggccgagcgtgtcagatattgtactgaagttgttaattgcctgtgattttaaatatgtatcaggcccttgagtgttgataagttttatgttgttgcaattaaatatcatgtaacgaggcatttttaatgtt carries:
- the LOC125239154 gene encoding zinc finger protein 485-like, whose translation is MNIPQINSLRQHELLCCRVCLMTDCKLYNIHEYKLADTFTRISGTPVFQDRLPQHLCLYCLALLLKCSSFRNMCLRTLDLLTPALLMGTLDTDYVRKNHIPHRLPELTRTENQIIDLNPFEDLYKQVLHRDMLNEQIMPVNITEAIPEVKPEIHDLIEINDTVIHGPDGIVSKDEFTSEIKTEISNVQNLITEKVLNDKKNKTPKKTLTVVKKLKRKQTKTKVIKTDTCIVENIINEKLLNDKKNKTPKKTLKAVKNLKRKHTKTKVKDNLVLKTEQMDRSSDVDKVITKVENVNIDKMDVTDVDVDANNDNNGVEKIQANSKKKGRKKREPQPETYFAQFASSINHSVVTFSKEEQLEVIARRKESDYYKQCPFKCEDCGKGFRVESAYNNHRVKHSPSSGPFLCSICGVRWPKGHRLRTHQRSHQMKFVCNECNFVSRHTGQASKHRASHDGESYKCPHCDKTFIKQTSYFNHRRLAHAANNLDCPDCGETFISKLGLQQHKKLAHAPKPHQFVCAVCSAGFTSAEALSRHSEAGGDHGALSPCEQCGENCASETQLQEHVNEAHSAESHRCERCSMVFNNATALDTHNRRKHLGQRYQGPKRDKICYEPSKRRAMCDQCGATVNAAILEYHKRTHLAVKPHACPHCPKTFALPAALTYHVRSHTGDKPFKCSECSRDFSMKGNLTRHYNVAHLGKRDAFPCPVCGRTSTTRSSVKVHLRAVHGGSGWPRRQRDKRKPHNK